The Montipora capricornis isolate CH-2021 chromosome 3, ASM3666992v2, whole genome shotgun sequence genome window below encodes:
- the LOC138041259 gene encoding putative amidohydrolase YtcJ, with protein MTLYFGGRILTMVGETAQYVEAVVEKDGKIAFTGSLANAEALFPDAAKFDLEGRTMMPGHIDPHLHPSMAALILRMDFITPFDWTLPSGTYKGVRTQEKYQSRLNELINAKAKPEETLVTWGYHQYFHGDMSREIIDGINNTAKNAPVVVWHRSFHEVYLNTFARSQLDMQEELQKNPQVDWDRGHFFEMGLDALIATKYFSAIVMPMMMSGYDDLVQIVHQNGLTAVADLEFPLINEDLEQKKAKEILKNKKISHFSTYLVPSARNYSKLYGGDNQMAIEHIRELAKELSDDQLVLYNNHAKCLCDGAFYSQLMQMKDGYIDGHDGQWIMQPEELEETMRVYWRNGFQIHVHTNGDLGMQKLLEVVETLNKESPRENHRVTVEHAGYFTEDQADKIAQLGLLVSAAPYYFYTLADKYIKDGLGTARAQAMVPMKWLFDRGVVTAFHSDFTMAPSAPLLLAWSAINRVTADGNTYREDLKVTPYQGMLAITKNAAIILGTDDIMGTIEGGKLANFTILEQNPLAVEPIDIKEIKIYASVYKGKMYIISKTKVLQDKSNA; from the exons ATGACTCTCTACTTCGGCGGTCGTATTCTCACTATGGTTGGAGAGACGGCGCAGTATGTCGAAGCTGTCGTGGAAAAAGACGGTAAAATAGCCTTCACTGGAAGCCTAGCAAACGCCGAAGCTTTATTCCCTGACGCGGCCAAGTTCGACCTCGAAGGCCGAACCATGATGCCAGGACACATCGACCCTCATCTTCATCCTTCTATGGCGGCCCTGATTTTGAGAATGGATTTCATCACCCCGTTCGACTGGACTCTTCCAAGTGGTACGTACAAAGGCGTAAGGACCCAAGAGAAATACCAAAGTCGCCTGAACGAGCTGATCAATGCAAAAGCCAAGCCCGAAGAGACTCTAGTAACTTGGGGATATCACCAGTATTTTCATGGCGACATGAGCAGAGAGATCATAGACGGAATCAACAACACCGCCAAGAACGCACCAGTCGTGGTGTGGCACCGAAGCTTTCATGAAGTGTACCTCAACACCTTCGCCCGGAGCCAGCTGGACATGCAGGAGGAACTGCAGAAAAACCCGCAAGTGGATTGGGATCGCGGTCACTTCTTTGAGATGGGTTTAGATGCTCTAATCGCCACCAAGTACTTCTCCGCAATTGTTATGCCAATGATGATGTCTGGCTACGATGATTTAGTGCAG ATTGTTCACCAGAACGGGCTCACCGCCGTTGCTGATCTAGAGTTTCCTTTGATAAATGAAGACCTGGAGCAAAAGAAGGCCAAGGAGATTCTGAAGAACAAGAAGATCTCACATTTCTCTACCTACTTGGTTCCCAGTGCTCGAAATTACTCTAAGTTGTATGGCGGAGACAACCAGATGGCTATAGAGCACATCCGAGAACTCGCAAAGGAATTAAGTGACGATCAACTGGTTCTCTACAACAACCATGCCAAATGTCTTTGTGACGGAGCGTTCTATTCACAGCTGATGCAGATGAAAGACGGCTACATAGACGGACACGATGGTCAGTGGATCATGCAGCCAGAAGAACTGGAGGAAACCATGCGGGTTTACTGGAGAAATGGCTTTCAGATCCATGTACACACCAATGGAGACCTTGGCATGCAGAAGCTGCTAGAAGTCGTGGAAACCCTCAACAAGGAGTCCCCGAGAGAAAACCATCGAGTCACAGTCGAGCATGCTGGATACTTTACTGAAGACCAAGCTGATAAAATCGCTCAGTTGGGTTTATTGGTGTCTGCAGCCCCTTACTACTTCTACACACTGGCTGACAAGTACATCAAAGATGGTCTTGGAACTGCAAGAGCTCAAGCCATGGTTCCAATGAAATGGCTCTTTGACAGGGGCGTGGTTACAGCCTTCCACTCCGACTTCACTATGGCACCGTCGGCACCTCTCCTGCTGGCCTGGAGTGCCATCAACCGCGTTACAGCAGACGGGAACACGTACAGAGAAGATCTCAAGGTGACACCCTATCAAGGCATGCTGGCCATCACCAAGAATGCAGCCATAATCTTGGGCACTGACGACATCATGGGCACCATTGAAGGAGGAAAACTCGCCAATTTTACAATCCTGGAGCAGAACCCACTAGCGGTGGAGCCGATTGACATCAAAGAAATCAAAATCTATGCTTCAGTTTACAAAGGGAAAATGTACATTATAAGCAAGACAAAAGTCTTGCAAGACAAGAGTAATGCCTGA